Proteins from a single region of Bos javanicus breed banteng chromosome 7, ARS-OSU_banteng_1.0, whole genome shotgun sequence:
- the TRIM17 gene encoding E3 ubiquitin-protein ligase TRIM17 → MDAVELARKLQEEATCSICLDYFTDPVMTTCGHNFCRECIQLTWEKARGQKKRRKRKGSFPCPECRELSPQRNLRPNRLLTKVAEMVRQHPSPQSRDLCQVHRELLKLFCEDDQRPICIICRESQEHRPHRVVPIEEAVQEYKLKLEEDMEHLREEMTKTEELQAKEEHTLAEWQEKVKERRERIMVEFEKMGLFLMEEKQRLLQALKKEEEETVAKLQESTASLKQQSHSLERLLLQLEDRNEHTPLQMLQDMKGLLSRKSSLSVQYPEATSIMLKTICRVPGQIEVLKSFQEDVVPDPSTAYPYLLLYESRQRRYLSTPMDGTPCGKDRFLAYPCAVGQEIYSSGRHYWEVGMNLTGDALWALGVCRDNVSRRNRVPKSPENGFWVVQLCKGKRYAPAAFPPTPVTLAEPPSHMGIFLDFEAGELAFYNANDGSHLHSYSQPAFPGPLQPFFCLGAPKSGQMVISTVTLWVKG, encoded by the exons ATGGATGCTGTGGAACTTGCCAGAAAGCTGCAGGAGGAGGCCACGTGCTCCATCTGTCTTGACTACTTCACAGACCCCGTGATGACCACCTGTGGTCACAATTTCTGCCGAGAGTGCATCCAGCTGACCTGGGAGAAGGCCAGAGgccagaaaaagaggagaaagcgGAAGGGCTCCTTTCCCTGCCCTGAGTGCCGCGAGCTGTCCCCCCAGAGGAACCTGCGGCCCAACCGTCTGCTGACCAAGGTGGCCGAGATGGTGCGGCAGCACCCCAGTCCCCAGAGCAGGGACCTGTGCCAGGTACACCGAGAGCTGCTCAAACTCTTCTGTGAGGATGACCAGAGGCCCATCTGCATCATCTGCAGGGAGTCCCAGGAACACCGGCCCCACAGGGTGGTCCCTATCGAGGAGGCCGTGCAAGAGTACAAG TTGaagctggaggaggacatggagcaTCTTCGAGAGGAGATGACGAAGACGGAAGAGCTGCAagccaaggaggaacacaccttGGCCGAGTGGCAG GAGAAGGTGAAGGAGCGGAGGGAGCGCATCATGGTCGAGTTTGAGAAGATGGGCCTCTTCCTGATGGAGGAGAAGCAGCGCCTGCTCCAGGCCctgaaaaaggaggaggaggagacagtggCAAAGCTGCAGGAGAGCACAGCCTCACTGAAGCAGCAGAGTCACTCCTTAGAGAGGCTGCTCCTGCAGCTGGAGGACAGAAATGAGCACACACCGCTCCAGATGCTGCAG GATATGAAAGGCCTCCTCAGCAG GAAGAGCAGCCTGAGTGTGCAGTACCCAGAGGCTACCTCCATCATGCTGAAGACCATCTGTAGGGTCCCAGGGCAGATAGAGGTCCTCAAGAGTTTCCAAG AGGATGTGGTGCCCGACCCCTCCACGGCATACCCCTACCTCCTCTTGTATGAGAGCCGCCAGAGGCGCTACCTGAGCACCCCGATGGATGGCACACCCTGTGGCAAGGACAGGTTCCTCGCCTATCCCTGTGCGGTTGGCCAAGAGATCTACTCCTCAGGGAGGCACTACTGGGAGGTGGGCATGAACCTCACCGGTGATGCACTGTGGGCCCTGGGCGTGTGCAGGGACAACGTGAGCCGGAGGAACAGGGTCCCCAAGTCCCCAGAAAACGGGTTCTGGGTGGTGCAGCTATGCAAGGGAAAGAGGTACGCACCTGCCGCGTTTCCCCCAACTCCCGTCACACTGGCCGAGCCTCCGAGCCACATGGGCATCTTCCTGGATTTTGAAGCTGGAGAGCTGGCCTTCTACAATGCGAACGATGGGTCCCACCTGCATAGCTACTCTCAGCCTGCCTTCCCTGGCCCCCTGCAGCCCTTCTTCTGCCTTGGGGCCCCCAAATCAGGCCAGATGGTCATCTCTACAGTGACTCTGTGGGTGAAGGGATAG